In a genomic window of Erigeron canadensis isolate Cc75 chromosome 5, C_canadensis_v1, whole genome shotgun sequence:
- the LOC122601185 gene encoding uncharacterized protein LOC122601185 → MNTLFNPEIARVVFDLCNEEESNDNASSSRVPRTRRVLSRDHVGSTNEYLRRPTSEDVQRLVNKHEQIHSFPGQYTRGDKGHPTIMLEAVASYDLWIWHAYFGPAGSNNDINVLNETDLFKDLLQDRAPALQYTVNGEEFTKGYYLADGIYPEWATLVKSFKSPMDPKSGK, encoded by the exons ATGAACACGCTATTCAATCCAGAGATTGCACGTGTCgtttttgatctttgtaacgaAGAAGAATCAAACGATAACGCGTCTAGTTCACGTGTTCCTAGAACCAGAAGGGTTTTATCACGAGATCATGTCGGATCCACG AATGAGTACTTGAGAAGGCCGACAAGTGAAGATGTCCAACGTTTGGTGAATAAGCATGAACAGATACATAGCTTTCCTG GGCAGTACACACGAGGCGACAAAGGACATCCAACGATCATGCTTGAAGCAGTAGCTTcgtatgatttgtggatttggcatgcttactTTGGCCCCGCgggttcgaacaacgacatcaacgtacTTAATGAAACAGATTTGTTCAAAGATTTGCTACAAGATAGGGCTCCTGCACTCCAATATACTGTTAACGGTGAAGAGTTTACCAAGGGATATTATCTAGCTGACGGTATTTATCCGGAATGGGCGACACTAGTCAAGTCTTTTAAATCCCCGATGGATCCAAAGAGTGGAAAGTGA